In Carassius auratus strain Wakin chromosome 20, ASM336829v1, whole genome shotgun sequence, the genomic stretch TGTTTCCTTGTCAAGCACTTTGAATTGCATTAACTTGGTTagaaaagtgctttataaataaagtgctataaaaataaaatttgcttgcttgcttttgtaacctttccattttttttatacttgCATCCCTAAAAATACAAGGCAACAGTCaaagcaatgattttttttttttacagttcaacGTGCTTTTTCGTTTCAAAcgacatttgtcattattttacttccataactGTGGGATTTTTTTCCCCTTGCACTAACAGAGAGCGACGCTTCACCCTCCGCTCCAGCGGGCGGCGGAAATGCGTCATTAACCCCAGAATCATTAGAAGCAGCAGCAATATGGCGATCTCCAGTGAACGCGTGGAGGATCTCATAGGAACCTTCCGTGAGTCGTTAAAAGCTCAAGGTTTTGAAATTTATCCTTTTAAGGTAATATTTCCGACTCCACTAgcataatacaaacaaaaaatctaaataatgaaagCACTCGATGTCTTCATATTGCAGTGGTGCATATATGTATCCTGTTAGTTCTGTCCACGTGAAACTGTAGTTCTGTTCATAAGCCGTCAAAATCACCAGTGCACTGACAGATGATCAATGTGAAACAGTTTAGACCTCATAAACACGCGTGCTTGTGTACAGAGCTCTGGATGTGTGCACTAGTGTTAGCGTGTGTTTTGTTGCAGGTGGGCTGGTACAATGCAGTGGTGTCTGGAGCTCATCAGTTGTCTCACCCAGCAGACTCTCTGGCTCTGGTGCTCCTGAGCACACCGTCCATGTTTGAGCGTTCCTTCCTGCCCTTCTTACAGAGCCAGTGCTGTGAGGCTGTCAGAGACCCCATCGATCAGTGCACCGCTCACACAGTCTCTTCTTCTGTCTCGCTGGTGTGCTGCAAGAGCTAACAATAATTCTCTAATTCACATTCTCTACCTTGTGATTTATTAACCACACCTGGCCCAACTTTAAACCTACCACTTAAAATAATGCAGAAACAGTAATTATTGTTGTAGTGTAAGAATAATTGCGCTATATTGATTTAGTTTTAACTGTTTCCCTTCTAACCACAGTTTTCTACTTTGGTGTCATAACATGAATTCATTATCCAATCATTTTATTCTCTATTTTTTGTATTCAGTGTTTTCCAGATCAGTCTGTGGATGTCAGTTATGATTATGAGATGCTGCCCACCAGAAGACCCAAGTTTCTTGCTCAGACGGCGGCCCACGTATCAGGAGCAGCATATTACTACCAGAAATCAGATATCCCCAATCCACCGTGGGGTGATCGGGTCAGTGCTGATCGACAGACTCTTGAACTAATTAACTGTGATTAATCAGACAACAAAATGATTTCACAGGCTTATGGTAACTGCTGGCAATGTCTTTTCAGTGATTTGCTTGTCTTTAACAGTATTGTCTGTGAActgtaaatattgtttatatacaaTTCATTGAATGTGACAATTGATTAGATGCCGTTTGTGTGGATAGACTCGTAACATAATATACAGCATGAGCATATATTAAAGACTGAAGCATAAACACAGGTCCTGCATATTTAAACTGCCTAGAAATggtcttaaatcagagcagaTCTTACATTCATAGTcagtgcatacacacacaaaaatggtctccaatacaaacatttttaaatcgagGTACATTCACTTGATATGTATAATAAagatatgaagtcttgttttctgagaaagtGAACAAAATGAATTAAGTTTGctcaaaacatgaacaaatatccAAGTGCAGATtaaccccccccctccccccccttTTCTCATAGAATTAATATGCTTTTTTGGAGCCCATTGGAAGAtacttgttcttgttttaattataatCTAACTTAATTTCTCAGAAACCAACACTTTTTATGGgtattgttttcttttctctttcagaATATTTGACTGATTTTGAtgcttttaaacataaaacaatgcaactgaacaaTAATTTACCTGAGAATAATCAGTGTGTGTCCATATCAGCAGTCAGcctgaaaaaaatactataaagaTGAGCTTTCTGCTAAATGTATGTGCTATAATATTGCATATCATGCagacaacaggttaagtaaaacTTTGAATAAGAGAATGTAAGGAGCTAAAGATAAAATTCAACACCACCTACACTGTAATTGCATTTgactatatattcaaatagaaaagttatttttaaattgtaataccatttcacaatattactgtttttacagttaaaatagagacttcatgtaaaataaaatacagaacaaattctgtatatttttttctAGGTTCATTGTTCATTAATTTCTGTGAGCTGCTGTATCTAAATACAATATCCGAACAATTATCTGGCAACATAATAGCATGCATACATTAGTCAGAATCTAACATACTTTAACAGGTTATCATATGGCAAGTATGATCTAAAAAAATTATGGAGAAGTCTAGACATTTGAGAATGTGTAGGAAACTTTAGTTTAACCCAGCACAATGTTGCACTATGTATATATGGTCTAGAAATATATCATACAAACCTATTTGTGTTAAACTTGCCAAACTCCAGCCATACTGCTCGTTCTAACTTTGTCTTTTCTAATGTAAAGATGTTGTTTGGTGTCAGCAAGtatgttgtattttaaatctCTTTATCCTTTTTCTGCACAGAAGATGTTTGGAGTTTGTATACACCCCAGGCTGGGGGGCTGGTTTGCTATACGAGCGCTGCTGGTTTTTAAGGATGTGCAAGTGGGAGAAGAACTTCAGCAGAAAGATCCTCCAGACTGTGTGAGTTCACAGGAGGACAGGATTGAACTGCTGGAGCGCTTTAACTTGCGCTGGCGAGACTGGAGCTACAGAGACATCATTCCCACAGAGGAGAGCTACTCCCCTCAACAGAGAGAGTATTTCCTGACTCCTCCAGGACAGCGGGGGGCGCTGCTGAGACAGTGGGGATATCTCACTCAATCTGACACTGAGAAGCAGAGCTCCACAAACAAACATTCTCCCAAAGATGAACCCTGTTGAATCAATTtgatttacataaaatgtattgaGAAACTGTGAACATGATATTTCACATTCTACTCTGGTCTCGCTGTAACTGATGTCACTACAGAGAACATGGTGTCACTACtgtaaatacatatttcattttaatttattaaatgaggTAATTAGAGGCAAGTACTTTATCAATGAAAAGTACAGCCTTCAGCTTTCAAGGACCTTTGACATCTctcttttcattattttaatcatttgattaatttattgtttgatttATCAGGTTTTATAACAACACTTAATCAGAAACACTTGGTTTTGGTTCATTCTTGCTTATTCtcagtaaataagtaaataacatctttctggtgtgtgtgtgtgtgtgtgtgtgtgtgtgtgtgtatatatatatatatatatatatatatatatatatatatatatatatatatatatatatatatatatatatagcatctcaaaaattagaatagcatgaaaaagttattttttctataaattatttccaaaagtgaaactttcatatattctaggtttattacatgtaaaacatttcaaaagttttttttttttttttttctaaatcctttgtaacaatatacatatttgctatcacttcttaactATATAACACAtccttgttttaattttttcaggAGTACTGAAATTCATTATCTAGTGAGAATATTAATCTCTAGCTTTACTgtagaataatacattttcaaagttttaaacaaagattattgcagtgttttaagtcctacttaaggtttaattgaaatgtttctttgtttaaatttttttttcagcgtACAGCTGTTAAAAAGCAGTAGAATCAGAACTTCagaattgtaaaaacatttacaatatgtGCACCTTGTGCATATTTAGTGTTTTCtgcaataataatctttaaaaacttttttttttttactccacaccaaaaatacaattaatcaatcacttacccccatgttgttccaaacctgtaaaagctctgtacgtcttcggaacacaattttggatgaaaaccaggaggcttgtgactgtcccatagactgccgagtaacttacactgtcaaggtccagaaaagtatgaaagtaGTTGTCAGAGTAGtcaatctgccatcagtggttcaaacatAATGTtgtgaagtgacgagaatactttttttacatgaagaaaacaaaaataatgactttattcaacaatttcacTCCTCTGTGTCTCCGCATCACCGTAGCACCATTTAGGAGAATCTGAGCTCTTCTGTGTTCTGATGCACTGTTGATGCAACGTGTAAATACACATAGACAGCTTATCCTtgtagctcatcttcaatcactacacctggcctcactcctcgttcccgcgcctctcggccccgccccactcgccacatacccccatcgcccctcgcaggccggggggaaccctcgagactgcgctctactccccccccccccccttccctccggggggaccgctcacggggacctgcgggaacctgggggtaggacagacgaggcgagagaaaaggagatggaaggaggagcgacagggacgagagaggggagagagaaaaaaaaaaaaatccggttcccagacgcactgctgctcggccctccaccggctgggtgatctcctccgcggtgcctggcggtggcactggacggccctcggcggacggcacgacactcctccgccgcccggtggatggcgacggctcctccgattttgggcagcggcaggagtcccccgttccctgcccctccggattccatcacggaggcggcaggctccggccccctggcgaacggcgccgactcctccgctccctcacggacggcagctgcccctccatatcgtgggcggccggcagcgagctcgcccgtccccggcaactcgctccagcccaccgcctcgagcgtccatggcggaaCATACttcgcctgctcgatggcaccacggattcaccacagcggcgagggatcttcagcagcgcatccctccttctcccgggttttgGCACCACTTTAACGATATTtgaactccatatacatcgggaagaaggaggcgggaaccggcggacaatcaaaacattttaataatcaaaaataaacaaaacagcgcgtcagcccctcacggcgactgacgcgcacaaataagaagcaaacacataaattaatgtcccaggcctggtcctctctcgttcttcacggtcgtcgctccagttttatatccttccatctcctacgtgggactcgatactggcggtggggcgcaggtgtagctcatctccaatcactacacctggcctcactcctcgttcccacgcctctcggccccgccccactcgccacagtcctAATTAACTGAATTCACCCTATATTTGTTCCATCAGCAGATGCTTTCTTCCCCC encodes the following:
- the mmachc gene encoding cyanocobalamin reductase / alkylcobalamin dealkylase, which gives rise to MAISSERVEDLIGTFRESLKAQGFEIYPFKVGWYNAVVSGAHQLSHPADSLALVLLSTPSMFERSFLPFLQSQCCEAVRDPIDQCTAHTVSSSVSLCFPDQSVDVSYDYEMLPTRRPKFLAQTAAHVSGAAYYYQKSDIPNPPWGDRKMFGVCIHPRLGGWFAIRALLVFKDVQVGEELQQKDPPDCVSSQEDRIELLERFNLRWRDWSYRDIIPTEESYSPQQREYFLTPPGQRGALLRQWGYLTQSDTEKQSSTNKHSPKDEPC